A window of Bacteroidota bacterium genomic DNA:
CGTACAATTACCGGAACATTAAGAGCATCACCCATACTTTTCGAAGCATCAACAACACCTTGTGCTACACGGTCACCACGTACAATCCCACCAAAGATATTTACCAGAATAGCTTTTACATTTGGATCACTTAAAATTATACGGAATCCTTTTTCTACACGTTCAGCATCGGCAGTACCTCCTACATCCAGGAAGTTTGCAGGGTCACCACCGGATTGCTTAATCAAATCCATAGTAGCCATTGCCAAACCGGCTCCGTTTACCATACATCCAACGTTTCCATCCAGTTTTACATAGTTAAGTCCTGCTTTATCAGCTTCTACTTCTGTTGGATCCTCCTCGTTGAAATCTCTCATTTCTTCAATATCCTTATGACGGTACATTGAATTATTATCGATTGTAACCTTTGAATCTGCTGCATAAATAGCTCCATCAGCGGCTTTAATTACGGGGTTTATCTCAAACATACTGGAATCTGAAGCATCGTATGCCTTATATAAAGCAACTACGAATTTCACACATTGCTTAAATGCTACACCACTCAACCCTAAATTAAAAGCTACTTTACGAGCCTGAAATCCCTGGATTCCAACTTTAGGATCTATTTCCTCAGTAAAAATTAAATGCGGAGTCTCTTCTGCCACAGTTTCGATATCCATCCCTCCTTCTGTGGAATACATTATCATATTACGACCTGTTGCTCTGTTTAAAAGAACAGACATATAATATTCTTCTACAGGCTCAGGTCCGGGATAATAAATATTTTGCTCTACCAGTACCTGACGTACTAATTTCCCCTCTTTTGAAGTTTGAGGAGTAACTAGCATCATTCCCAAAATCTGTTCAGCAAAATCTTTAACTTCCTCCAATGATTTGGCAATTTTCACTCCACCGCCTTTACCACGACCACCTGCGTGAATTTGTGCTTTTACTGCCCATTTATCAGATCCCGTAGAATCAGCTATTTTCTTTGCTGCTTCAACAGCCTCTTCAGGAGTTTTGGCAACTATCCCCATAGGAGTAGCAACACCATATCCTGCTAAAATTGACTTTCCTTGATATTCGTGAAGGTTCATGATTTGTATATATCAGTTATGTTTAATTTTACATCTATTATTCAGAATGATATGCTAAAATATACTTCTGAAAAAGTAGAACAAATTTAGAAATCATATTAATACAATATACTTTGATGACATAAAAATTAGTATGATTTATAACAGGTTGAAAGATGCTTGGGCAATAGAGGTGTTACAATTTTAAATCAATATTTTTTTATATATAACACTGTATTTATTAAACTCATTATCTCCTTAAATCAAAAAAAGGTCGTCAAAGAAAAACTCCGACGACCTTTTTATCTTATTTTAACAGAATCTAGTTCAACACTTCGTTCACTAATTTTGCTGCATCTTCGAATAAAATTGCTGAGTGCACTTTAAGTCCGCTATCATCAATAATTTTCTTTCCTTCTACTGCATTTGTACCCTGAAGTCGTACTATAACCGGAACATTTAGAGCATCACCCATACTTTTTGAAGCATCAACAACACCTTGTGCTACACGGTCACCACGTACAATTCCTCCAAAAATATTTACAAGAATAGCTTTTACATTTGGATCACTTAAAATTATACGGAATCCTTTTTCTACACGTTCAGCATCGGCAGTACCTCCTACATCCAGGAAGTTTGCAGGGTCACCACCGGATTGCTTAATCAAATCCATGGTAGCCATTGCCAAACCGGCCCCGTTAACCATACAACCAACATTCCCATCCAGTTTTACATAGTTAAGTCCCGCTTTATCAGCTTCTACTTCTGTTGGATCTTCCTCTTTAAAATCTCTCATTTCTTCAATATCCTTGTGACGGTACATTGAATTTGCATCAATTGAAACCTTAGCATCAACTGCTAAAACTTTATTGTCAGATGTTTTCAGTACGGGATTAATTTCAAAAAGAGAAGAATCAGAACCTTCATAAGCTTTGTAAAGAGCAGTAACAAATTTTGTCATGTCCTTAAAAGCCGTTCCGCTAAGTCCTAAATTAAAAGCAATTTTACGTGCCTGAAAACCCTGAAGTCCTATTTTAGGATCAATTTCCTCAGTAAAAATAAGGTGAGGTGTATTTTCTGCAACAGTTTCAATATCCATTCCTCCTTCGGTAGAATACATAATCATATTACGTCCGGTTGCTCTATTTAAAAGAACAGACATATAATACTCTTCATTCTCGCTCTCTCCGGGATAATATACATCTTCGAAAATAGCAACCTGATTCACCAGTTTCCCTTCTGCTTTTGTTTGCGGAGTGATTAGGTGCATTCCTATAATTTTTTCAGATAGCTCTCTTACTTCTTCGATAGATTTAGCAAGCTTAACACCTCCTCCTTTACCGCGTCCACCGGCGTGGACCTGAGCTTTAACAACATACCATTCGGTACCTGTTTCTTCTGTTAATTTTTGGGCAGCTTCTACAGCCTCATCCGGGGTGCTTGCAACAATACCCCTTTGAACTCGAACTCCGAAACTGTTCAATATACCTTTACCTTGGTACTCGTGTAGGTTCATATTTATTATTATTTTGGTTTATGCTGGCAGATAGTTTAAATCAGCAACATTATTTAGTTTTGGTAATTAGAAAGGCAAATGTAAAAATCATATTGACATATACTACATATCATTAATATTTTTTAATGATTTAAAGCATATTTTATTAATAAGAAGAATAATAAGCTTTTATAAATAACGTTATATATTTACAACATAAGCTATTATGAAAATAAGAAAATATGATAACAGAAAGGCTATTATATATTTTGGTATAATGATATTTGCTTTTTTTATATTAAGCTCTTGTAATAGCAGCAAAAAAAAGGTTGAAAATACCGAAGTACATTACAGTACTTTGGAATTAAAACCTGTTGAGCCTGATTCTGACAATGAAACTGAGTACGATATTATTATTACTGATATAGGCTATGATACATTCCTGTTAAATCAGAAGCCCAAGAATTTCTACTCTCAACAATACTATGAAAACTGGAATAAATACTATGTAACAGACTGGAATCAGAAAGTTCAGACGGCATCTTACCACTCACAGAAATATCAAAATGTATTCGATATGTATATAGATTATAATCCATCAATAAACTATGGTCTGGATGTGAATTATAAACTATATTATTACTTTATGTTTGTTGAAAAAAAATACGGAATACACTTCAATGTTCCAAGGGCTATTAACTATTAGATCTTAGATTAAAATTAATACTCTTTCAAGCATCACATCAATATTTTGGACGGGAATTAATAATTTTACGCAACATTACCTCCAAACCATTTAACTTAATCTCATACATTGCCTGAAGCATCTCTCCCATTTTTCCTTTTGGAAAACCTTTACCGTTGTACCATGCCAAATATGGCTCCGGCAAATCAATAAGCAATCTGCCTTTATATTTGCCATAAGGCATTCTTGTTTCGAGAAGTTTAATTAAATCTCGGCGTTGCTCAGGAGTACTATACATACAACTTATATTGTTTGCTATAATTAATCTTCGATCAATAAACTTAGTATTTCATCAGGACGATGTGGTCTGCCATTTTTAAGACTAACTCCCGTTACTTTTGCATTTACAATCAGTTTATTATCAGGAATTCTTAATATTTGCTGATTGAATACAATTCTTAGATTCCCTTGCTTTTCTGTTTCGATAGTAACTTTAAACCTGTCTCTGCTTTTTAGCGGAGATTTAAAATCCATCTCTACTCTGGTTACCACTAAATCCTGCCCTTCATTGTGTAGTTCGGCAAAATCAACACCTTTAGAAATGAGATACTCATGACGGGCATGTTCTAAATATCTCTGATAATTTGAATTATTTACAATTCCCTGCAAATCCAATTCGTAATCGCGAACCAATAATTCGATACTGTACATATTATTTTTTTGTGCTTAAAGAAAGTATTTCTGTCATTATAGAAATTATGAGAATCACTTGGCATTATAAGCTTCTCTAACTTTTCTAAACAGCTCTGAAGAAAATACAAAGTCTAAAATTGCGGGATTATCAGTACGGAATATATCTTCTTTATTCCCCTCCCATTTTTTTAAACCTTCTTTTATTAAAATAATATTCTCTCCAATTTCCATTACAGAATTCATATCATGACTATTGATAATCGTAGTAATATTGTATTCTTCAGTAATTTCTTTTATCAAATTATCAATTACAATAGCTGTTTTAGGGTCTAAACCTGAATTAGGTTCATCACAAAACAAATACTTAGGCTGCATAGAAATTGCCCGGGCAATCGCTACACGTTTCTGCATTCCACCCGATAGTTCCGAAGGAAATTTAGAATTAACATTCTCAAGGTTTACCCGATCAAGCACAACGTTCACTCTTTCACGCATTTCTTCATCAGATTGTTTTGTAAACATCCGAAGTGGAAACATAATGTTCTCCTCTATCGACATTGAATCAAAAAGAGCACTACCCTGAAAAACCATTCCTATTTCCATTCTAATCTTCCGCTGTTCTTTTAATGTAAGCTCGCTATAAACTTGTTCATTAAACGAAATCCTACCTGAATCAGGTGTATGTAATCCTACTAAACACTTAAGAAATACAGTCTTTCCGGAACCACTTTGTCCGATAATTAAATTGGTTTTACCCCTGTGAAACTCTGCGTCTATTCCCTTTAGAACCTGATTTTCATCAAATGATTTATATATATCGCTTACCTTTACCATAATTAAACAAGTAATAATTGAGTTAGAATATAATTAAGTAAAATAATTGAGATACTTGTCCACACTACCGCTTTTGTAGACGCCCTACCAACTTCTAATGCTCCACCCTTTACTTTAAATCCATAATACGACGGAACTGTAACAATTACAAAAGCAAAAAACACCGTCTTTATCAATGCATATGTAACATAAAAAGGCTTAAAGTATATCTGTAATCCAACAACATAATCATTCGATGTACATACTCCGGATGCCACACTGGCAAACCAACCGCCGGCAATACCTAAAAACATACTCAAAACAATAAGTATTGGGAAAAAAGTAACTGCTGCAGCAATTTTAGGAGCAACCAAATAACTGATAGAATTTACTCCCATAACATCCAGAGCATCTATCTGTTCTGTAACTCTCATAGTCCCTATACTTGATGCTACATATGAGCCTACTTTACCGGCAAGAACAATTGATATCATTGTTGGGGAAAACTCAAGAATAATTGATTCTCTGGTTGCAAGGGCAATATAATAAAGGGGGATAAAAGGATTATCTCCCATATTGTAAGCCATCTGCAACGATACTACAGCACCAACAAAAAATGATATAAATGCTACTATTCCTAAAGAACTGACACCTAAATCTTCTATCTCACTAAAATAAAGTCTTCTGTATACTTTAATTTTCTCAGGCTTACTAAAAACCTGTATCATAAGTAAAGTATATCCTCCTATATTTTTTAAATATTTTGTCATTAAGTAATATTATCAAGGTTTAGTCGAAAATAGTTTTTATTCTAAACACCAAATATATGTACTTTATTAGAATTTGAAGCGATACTATAACATAAACAAGTAAATGTTTTAGTAAATCTTTGATTATTATATCATACTTGGTTACATTGCAGCCTCTTTTAACAAAAAGCTTAAATGCAAGAAACTCTACTAAAATACTTTCCTCCAGAAGTTGCTCCTCTTGTAGAATCTATTATTAAGGAAAATAAAATTCACTTTACTATTTCGCCAAACAGAAAATCAAAAGCAGGTGATTACAGAAGTCCCCGAAATGGAAGCGGACACAGAATAAGTGTGAATGGCAGTTTAAATAAATATGCATTTACTATTACATTTTTTCATGAATATGCTCATCTTCTGGTTTGGGAAAATTATGGCAGTAAAGCTGATCCACATGGTAATCAGTGGAAAACAATATTCAGTAAAATTCTGCAGAAATTAATAGACAACAATATATTTAAAGGCAGTTTGGCTGCAGCTGTTAAAAGCTATTCTTTAAGTCCAAAGGCCAGTACTGATTCAGATATTTTTCTTGCAAGAGAACTAAAAAGCTACGATAAAAAGTCAGATTTTTTAAAACCTCTATTTGAAATTGATCAGGGATACAAATTTAAACTTGAGAATGGCAGAATTTTTGTTAAAGGAGAAATGAAAAGGACTAAAATATGGTGTAAAGAATACGGAACAAATTCTATTTTTGCGTTTAATCCAAATGCAGAAGTTATTGAATTATAATTTTCTATTCTTTACATTAAACAGATAAAATAAACAATATTATGCATCAAGATAAATATGCTATAATTATGGCCGGTGGAATCGGATCAAGATTTTGGCCAATGAGTACAACAAAATATCCAAAGCAATTTCACGATATATTGGGAGTGGGAAAATCGCTGCTTCAACTTACATTCGACAGACTTAACAATATAATACCAAAAGAGAATATATATATAGTAACTAATGAGATTTATGAAGATCAGGTTTTAGACCAGCTCAAAGGTATTTCTGAAACTCAGGTTTTATTGGAGCCTGTAATGAGAAACACGGCTCCCTGTATTGCCTATGCAGCTTTTAAAATCTATAAAAATAACCCTAAAGCCAAATTGGTTGTTGCTCCTTCAGATCATTTAATTACCAATGAGCTTGAGTTTATCAAAAATATAGAAACTGCTTTTGAAACTGCCGAAAAAGAACAGACATTAATTACCCTGGGTATTCAACCTTCCCGTCCTGATACCGGATATGGTTACATACAGTACTTTTCAAATAAAACAGCAGAAAATAAGGATATAAAAAAGGTTAAAACTTTTACTGAAAAACCAAACCTCGAAATAGCTAAGGAATTTATTAGTAGCGGAGATTTTCTTTGGAACTCAGGTATATTCATATGGACTGCAGAAGCTATCATAAAAGCATTTAATATACACCTCCACGAAGTTTATGATATGTTTAAGGGTGGTCATGAATTCTATAACACCAGCGATGAAAGAAAGTATATTCATAAAATATATCCTTCTTGTCCTAAAGATTCAATTGATTATGGAATAATGGAGAAAGCAGATAACGTTTTCGTTTTACCTGTTGATTTCGGATGGTCTGACCTTGGTACATGGGGGTCTCTTTATACTCATATAGATCAGGATGAGAACAGGAACGCAAGCGTATCTAAAAATACATTGTTTTATGATTCTTCAAAAAATTTAGTTAACGTAAACCCTGAAAAACTTGTTGTAATACAAGGACTGGATGATTATATTGTTGTTGATAAAAACAATACTCTTTTGATCTGTAAAAAAGAAGATGAACAAAAAATAAAACAGTTTGTTCAGGATGTCAGACTGGAAAAAGGAGAAGAATTTGTTTAAAAAATAAGTTTACATCTTTTAAGAATAGCAGAACCTCCGGCAAAAGTCGGGGGTTGTTTTTTTTACATATGTAGACTATTTATTAAAACATCTAAATGTTTGATCTAAAAAAATATATGTATTTTTGACCGAACTGAATTTTATCATCAGACCTAATTATTAATTTAGAAACAAATGAAAAAAACATTAAAAATTACCATAAGTATAATTGTAGTCTTATTAATTGCACTTATTGGTTTTTCATTCTACCTAAAAAGTACCTCTACAAATTATAACTTCGAAATCAGTTCAGATAAAGTTGACTCGAAAGTTAAAATAATCTTTGATGATAATGCCGTTCCACATATTTATGCTGAGACGGAAAAAGATGCCATGTTTGCCCTTGGATACGTCCATGCTTCAGAAAGACTTTGGCAAATGGATTTGATACGTCATGTTGGTGCAGGACAATTATCTGAACTTTTTGGAAAAGACATGATAGAAAACGATAAGTTTTTGAGAACAATAGGTATAGATAAAACTGCAAGAATATCTGCAAAAGAATTTTTGATTAACGCACCTGAAAATATTAAAACATCAACTCAGGCTTACCTTAGTGGAATAAATAAGTTTATTGAAGAAGACAATCTGCCTATAGAATATAAACTACTTCAGCTTAAACCTGAATATTTTGAAATTGAAGACATATACAGAACTACCGGTTATATGGCCTATAGTTTTGCATTAGCTTTAAAAACAGATCCTTTCGTAAGTTACTTAAAGCAAAACTTCAATCCGGAGTATTTAGATGACTTATCTATACATACAATAAAAAACAACACTACTATTCCGGTAACAAACTCCGACTTTACTGATATTGCAAAGACTGTTGCAAGTTTAGACGAAAAATTACCTGTGCCCCAGTTCATAGGGTCTAATGCCTGGGTAATAGCACCAAAGAAAACTAAAAGCGGAAAGGTAATATTTGCCAATGATGCTCATATAGCTTTCGCGTCACCTTCAGTTTGGTATGAAGCTCATATAATAACTCCTGAGTTAGAATATTACGGTAATCATTTGGCCGGATTCCCATTTC
This region includes:
- the sucC gene encoding ADP-forming succinate--CoA ligase subunit beta; this encodes MNLHEYQGKSILAGYGVATPMGIVAKTPEEAVEAAKKIADSTGSDKWAVKAQIHAGGRGKGGGVKIAKSLEEVKDFAEQILGMMLVTPQTSKEGKLVRQVLVEQNIYYPGPEPVEEYYMSVLLNRATGRNMIMYSTEGGMDIETVAEETPHLIFTEEIDPKVGIQGFQARKVAFNLGLSGVAFKQCVKFVVALYKAYDASDSSMFEINPVIKAADGAIYAADSKVTIDNNSMYRHKDIEEMRDFNEEDPTEVEADKAGLNYVKLDGNVGCMVNGAGLAMATMDLIKQSGGDPANFLDVGGTADAERVEKGFRIILSDPNVKAILVNIFGGIVRGDRVAQGVVDASKSMGDALNVPVIVR
- the sucC gene encoding ADP-forming succinate--CoA ligase subunit beta; this translates as MNLHEYQGKGILNSFGVRVQRGIVASTPDEAVEAAQKLTEETGTEWYVVKAQVHAGGRGKGGGVKLAKSIEEVRELSEKIIGMHLITPQTKAEGKLVNQVAIFEDVYYPGESENEEYYMSVLLNRATGRNMIMYSTEGGMDIETVAENTPHLIFTEEIDPKIGLQGFQARKIAFNLGLSGTAFKDMTKFVTALYKAYEGSDSSLFEINPVLKTSDNKVLAVDAKVSIDANSMYRHKDIEEMRDFKEEDPTEVEADKAGLNYVKLDGNVGCMVNGAGLAMATMDLIKQSGGDPANFLDVGGTADAERVEKGFRIILSDPNVKAILVNIFGGIVRGDRVAQGVVDASKSMGDALNVPVIVRLQGTNAVEGKKIIDDSGLKVHSAILFEDAAKLVNEVLN
- a CDS encoding DUF6146 family protein yields the protein MKIRKYDNRKAIIYFGIMIFAFFILSSCNSSKKKVENTEVHYSTLELKPVEPDSDNETEYDIIITDIGYDTFLLNQKPKNFYSQQYYENWNKYYVTDWNQKVQTASYHSQKYQNVFDMYIDYNPSINYGLDVNYKLYYYFMFVEKKYGIHFNVPRAINY
- a CDS encoding DUF3820 family protein encodes the protein MYSTPEQRRDLIKLLETRMPYGKYKGRLLIDLPEPYLAWYNGKGFPKGKMGEMLQAMYEIKLNGLEVMLRKIINSRPKY
- a CDS encoding acyl-CoA thioesterase translates to MYSIELLVRDYELDLQGIVNNSNYQRYLEHARHEYLISKGVDFAELHNEGQDLVVTRVEMDFKSPLKSRDRFKVTIETEKQGNLRIVFNQQILRIPDNKLIVNAKVTGVSLKNGRPHRPDEILSLLIED
- a CDS encoding ATP-binding cassette domain-containing protein is translated as MVKVSDIYKSFDENQVLKGIDAEFHRGKTNLIIGQSGSGKTVFLKCLVGLHTPDSGRISFNEQVYSELTLKEQRKIRMEIGMVFQGSALFDSMSIEENIMFPLRMFTKQSDEEMRERVNVVLDRVNLENVNSKFPSELSGGMQKRVAIARAISMQPKYLFCDEPNSGLDPKTAIVIDNLIKEITEEYNITTIINSHDMNSVMEIGENIILIKEGLKKWEGNKEDIFRTDNPAILDFVFSSELFRKVREAYNAK
- a CDS encoding ABC transporter permease, producing the protein MTKYLKNIGGYTLLMIQVFSKPEKIKVYRRLYFSEIEDLGVSSLGIVAFISFFVGAVVSLQMAYNMGDNPFIPLYYIALATRESIILEFSPTMISIVLAGKVGSYVASSIGTMRVTEQIDALDVMGVNSISYLVAPKIAAAVTFFPILIVLSMFLGIAGGWFASVASGVCTSNDYVVGLQIYFKPFYVTYALIKTVFFAFVIVTVPSYYGFKVKGGALEVGRASTKAVVWTSISIILLNYILTQLLLV
- a CDS encoding SprT-like domain-containing protein, with amino-acid sequence MQETLLKYFPPEVAPLVESIIKENKIHFTISPNRKSKAGDYRSPRNGSGHRISVNGSLNKYAFTITFFHEYAHLLVWENYGSKADPHGNQWKTIFSKILQKLIDNNIFKGSLAAAVKSYSLSPKASTDSDIFLARELKSYDKKSDFLKPLFEIDQGYKFKLENGRIFVKGEMKRTKIWCKEYGTNSIFAFNPNAEVIEL
- a CDS encoding mannose-1-phosphate guanylyltransferase → MHQDKYAIIMAGGIGSRFWPMSTTKYPKQFHDILGVGKSLLQLTFDRLNNIIPKENIYIVTNEIYEDQVLDQLKGISETQVLLEPVMRNTAPCIAYAAFKIYKNNPKAKLVVAPSDHLITNELEFIKNIETAFETAEKEQTLITLGIQPSRPDTGYGYIQYFSNKTAENKDIKKVKTFTEKPNLEIAKEFISSGDFLWNSGIFIWTAEAIIKAFNIHLHEVYDMFKGGHEFYNTSDERKYIHKIYPSCPKDSIDYGIMEKADNVFVLPVDFGWSDLGTWGSLYTHIDQDENRNASVSKNTLFYDSSKNLVNVNPEKLVVIQGLDDYIVVDKNNTLLICKKEDEQKIKQFVQDVRLEKGEEFV